TAATCATAGATTTTGCAGTTGATATTTTAGCAGTAAATTTAACTTGTCATACATAAGTGGGGCGTATTGCATACGTTCTCTTTTTTTCAGACGAGCCTACAGACTGCCTTTTTTTAATCTGCTTTCAATTTCATTGCTTGGAAATATTATTTATTTCCTTCTCAATTAGATCAATAACTTCATAAGCGGCGCTTTCAACTTCCGGAGTTAGGCCGATTCCAGCTGAAAAATCAATACCCTCTATGCCGAAGACAATTAACGAATCGGGGATTTCCCCCAAGCTTTTAGCCAATTCTATCGATTCGACTAAGCTGATTGAATGAGTTGAATATCCGGTAAATATCTCGCCGGGAATCGTCTCATTCAAAGCGTCAAACCTATAAACTGTTCCGGATTTGGCTGATGAAATGACTGCATCTATAATGAAAACCGCATTATCATTCGACCATATATTCATAAGAGCCGCACCATCGCTGACACCATCAATCACTTTAACATCATCAAGCTTCATCGCTTTAATTTTTTCAACAGTATATAATCCGACTCCATCATCTTTTCGATACTTATTACCCAATCCTATAACTAGTATAGAATTATTTATTTTCATGGTTAGTCCGTTTAATCGCGGTTAATATTAAGTTTTAAAAAATGACAGGAACAAGATATGCAGGGATCATAGTTGCGAACCGCCTGTTCGCATTTCCAAGTAAGGTCTTCCTTGGATAGGTCGAGATGTTTGGGGACAAAAGCCATCAGGTCGCTTTCGACAGTTTTTTGATTTTGCGAGGTTGGCGGGATAATTCTGGCATCCCGAATAACACCGTAATCATCGATTTTGTAATGATTATACAGTAGTCCACGGGGAGCCTCGGAACAGCCATAACCTACGCCCGCCCTTGGAGCGACTTCAATGAAAGGCTTGTCCGGCATCTCGTAATTTTCGATAATCTTTATAGCTTCCTCGCAGGCAAAAAGCGTCTCGACACTTCGCACGATAATACTTTTAAAGGGATTATTGCATGTCTTTGAAAGCCCGGCTTTCTTAGCAGCCTCCTGAGCAATCGCGGGAAGCTTATCGAAATTGAGGCTATAGCGCGCCATCGGACCGACGAAATAAGAACCGCGTTCTTTAATAACCGCATGAAGCGAGGTTGAATGTTTCACATGTTCTTCTTCAAAATGATTAAGGAACTCGCTAATATTAATATCCAAGCCCTTGCTTGAAATTATCTGCTCGCCGATAAGCGGATACTCATCCGGGTGGCAAGTGGAAACGAATTCATAATCCTGCTCAAAATCGGGGAACGGCAAGGTTGAAACCCAGCGAACCGTTTCAAGCGAGGCATCCCTGGCCCATTTTAAAGATTCTAATATAGCGCTTAGCTTCTTTTTGGTTGGGACTTTATAGAAACCGCCCACCTTGACGCTTACAGGATGAATCTCCCGTCCGCCCAAAAGTATAATCAGGTCATT
This portion of the Candidatus Zixiibacteriota bacterium genome encodes:
- a CDS encoding Ni/Fe hydrogenase subunit alpha; translation: MKSRTIKVDYLARVEGEGGLDIKIKGDKVTSAKLKIFEPPRFFEAFLRGRKFTEAPDITARICGICPVAYQMSSVHAMESICGVKVDGQLRELRRLLYCGEWIESHALHIYMLHAPDFLGYQDAILMSKDHPDVVKQGLKLKKIGNDLIILLGGREIHPVSVKVGGFYKVPTKKKLSAILESLKWARDASLETVRWVSTLPFPDFEQDYEFVSTCHPDEYPLIGEQIISSKGLDINISEFLNHFEEEHVKHSTSLHAVIKERGSYFVGPMARYSLNFDKLPAIAQEAAKKAGLSKTCNNPFKSIIVRSVETLFACEEAIKIIENYEMPDKPFIEVAPRAGVGYGCSEAPRGLLYNHYKIDDYGVIRDARIIPPTSQNQKTVESDLMAFVPKHLDLSKEDLTWKCEQAVRNYDPCISCSCHFLKLNINRD
- a CDS encoding hydrogenase maturation protease, whose product is MKINNSILVIGLGNKYRKDDGVGLYTVEKIKAMKLDDVKVIDGVSDGAALMNIWSNDNAVFIIDAVISSAKSGTVYRFDALNETIPGEIFTGYSTHSISLVESIELAKSLGEIPDSLIVFGIEGIDFSAGIGLTPEVESAAYEVIDLIEKEINNISKQ